One window of Erwinia aphidicola genomic DNA carries:
- the surE gene encoding 5'/3'-nucleotidase SurE, which translates to MRILLSNDDGIHAPGIQTLASALREFAEVQVVAPDRNRSGASNSLTLETPLRTFNYPNGDIAVQMGTPTDCVYLGVNTLMQPKPDIVVSGINAGPNLGDDVIYSGTVAAAMEGRHLGLPALAVSLDGHQHYDTAAAVTCSILKALQREPLRTGRILNINVPDLPLDQIKGIRVTRCGSRHPSDRAIPQQDPRGNTMYWIGPPGEKLDAGQGTDFAAVDEGYVSVTALHVDLTAHAAQEVVSSWLENVEVSRQW; encoded by the coding sequence ATGCGCATATTGCTGAGTAATGATGACGGTATCCATGCGCCAGGCATCCAGACACTGGCGAGCGCCCTGCGTGAATTTGCCGAGGTGCAGGTGGTCGCACCCGATCGTAATCGTAGCGGTGCCTCCAATTCGCTGACGCTGGAGACGCCGCTGCGGACCTTTAACTATCCGAATGGCGATATTGCCGTGCAGATGGGCACGCCGACGGACTGTGTCTATCTCGGGGTGAATACCCTGATGCAGCCGAAGCCGGACATCGTCGTTTCAGGCATCAACGCTGGCCCTAATCTGGGTGATGACGTGATTTACTCCGGGACGGTCGCTGCCGCGATGGAAGGGCGCCACCTCGGGCTGCCTGCGCTGGCCGTGTCGCTGGACGGGCATCAGCACTATGACACCGCGGCGGCGGTAACCTGTTCGATCCTCAAAGCGCTACAGCGTGAGCCGCTGCGCACCGGGCGCATCCTCAATATCAACGTGCCCGACCTGCCGTTGGATCAAATTAAAGGCATCCGCGTCACGCGCTGCGGCAGCCGCCATCCCAGCGATCGGGCGATCCCCCAGCAGGACCCGCGCGGCAATACGATGTACTGGATTGGCCCGCCGGGTGAAAAACTGGATGCCGGCCAGGGAACCGATTTCGCCGCCGTCGATGAAGGCTATGTTTCCGTGACCGCGCTGCACGTTGACCTCACCGCGCATGCCGCGCAGGAAGTGGTCTCCTCCTGGCTGGAAAACGTTGAGGTCAGCCGCCAATGGTGA
- a CDS encoding immunity 8 family protein, translating into MKAILKSISNDDYLLNEFYPEDENVFSLRLLLRIGTESSSGADKFDLFVCTPEWLCKHQWLPELMRHTLLVRTYDLDEITKTITDHIDRCEGEDWMEIAQKLSRFFAWEYEDYQP; encoded by the coding sequence GTGAAAGCTATTTTAAAGAGTATTTCGAACGATGATTATCTTCTGAATGAGTTTTATCCAGAAGATGAGAATGTATTTTCTCTTCGCTTGCTGCTTCGTATTGGAACGGAAAGTAGTAGTGGGGCGGATAAATTTGACCTTTTTGTTTGTACCCCCGAATGGCTCTGCAAGCATCAGTGGCTGCCGGAACTGATGCGACATACGCTTCTGGTGCGCACATATGATCTGGATGAGATCACAAAGACCATTACGGATCATATTGATCGGTGCGAAGGCGAAGACTGGATGGAGATAGCGCAAAAACTATCAAGGTTTTTTGCCTGGGAATATGAAGACTATCAGCCTTAA
- a CDS encoding filamentous hemagglutinin, whose amino-acid sequence MKYFSAAAVMCLLLANAASANLPALSQEIMSHIAKQDPRLGAVVKGDNGKVNYGVGSGSVAEADRLGKIWAGDGARLTGDGKGLMSADGTRVYRFPASKDNSSHAITGTQANFETFKIDPATGDKTKIGNGHMDIN is encoded by the coding sequence ATGAAATACTTTTCAGCCGCAGCGGTGATGTGCCTGCTATTAGCCAATGCCGCATCGGCAAACCTGCCCGCGCTGTCGCAGGAGATTATGAGTCATATTGCGAAGCAGGATCCGAGGCTAGGCGCAGTTGTTAAAGGCGATAATGGAAAAGTGAACTATGGGGTTGGTTCTGGCTCTGTGGCTGAAGCGGATCGGTTAGGTAAAATATGGGCTGGGGATGGAGCAAGATTAACAGGTGACGGAAAAGGTTTAATGAGTGCAGATGGAACTCGTGTATACCGTTTTCCAGCATCTAAAGATAACAGTTCGCATGCTATAACGGGTACTCAGGCCAACTTTGAGACTTTCAAAATAGATCCTGCCACAGGAGATAAAACTAAGATTGGCAATGGCCATATGGATATAAATTAG
- the truD gene encoding tRNA pseudouridine(13) synthase TruD yields the protein MDLTTQGWLYGQPTASGVLKANAEDFVVIEDLGYAPDGDGEQLLVRIRKTGCNTRFVAEALAKFAGIHPRDVSFAGMKDRHAVTEQWFCLRIPGKVTPDLSTFELSGVQVLESARHRRKLRTGALQGNAFTLILRQISDRAAVEQRLQQIAAGGVPNYFGSQRFGHEGNNLTMAQRWAADEIKVRERNKRSFILSAARSAMFNQVVSDRLAQQGSLGKVLAGDALQLTGRGSWFVAEAAELESLQQRVDNNELRVTAPLPGSGEWGTREDALAFEQNSLASEAALIALMERERVDAARRAMLVIPRDLRWEWQDDVTLEMNFWLPAGSFATSVVRELLQTQSAHDDADE from the coding sequence ATGGATTTAACCACTCAGGGCTGGCTGTACGGCCAACCCACCGCCAGCGGCGTGCTGAAAGCCAACGCCGAAGATTTCGTGGTGATTGAAGACCTTGGCTACGCGCCGGATGGTGATGGTGAACAGCTGCTGGTGCGCATTCGTAAAACCGGCTGCAACACCCGTTTCGTGGCGGAAGCGCTGGCAAAGTTTGCCGGGATCCACCCGCGTGACGTCAGCTTTGCCGGAATGAAAGATCGCCATGCGGTCACCGAGCAGTGGTTCTGCCTGCGTATTCCGGGCAAGGTCACGCCCGATCTCAGCACCTTTGAACTGAGCGGCGTGCAGGTGCTGGAAAGCGCCCGCCATCGCCGCAAGCTGCGTACCGGTGCGCTGCAGGGCAATGCGTTTACGCTGATCCTGCGCCAGATCTCCGACCGCGCTGCGGTGGAGCAGCGCCTGCAACAGATCGCTGCGGGCGGCGTACCAAACTACTTTGGCAGCCAGCGGTTTGGTCATGAAGGCAATAACCTGACGATGGCCCAACGCTGGGCGGCGGATGAGATCAAAGTGCGCGAGCGTAATAAGCGCAGCTTTATTCTGTCGGCAGCGCGCAGTGCGATGTTTAATCAGGTGGTCAGCGACCGCCTGGCGCAGCAGGGCTCGCTGGGCAAAGTGTTAGCGGGTGATGCGCTGCAGCTGACCGGGCGCGGTAGCTGGTTCGTGGCGGAAGCCGCAGAGCTGGAGAGCCTGCAGCAGCGCGTGGATAACAACGAGCTGCGCGTTACTGCACCGCTGCCGGGATCGGGCGAATGGGGCACGCGTGAGGATGCGCTGGCCTTTGAGCAGAACAGCCTGGCGAGTGAAGCGGCGCTCATCGCGCTGATGGAACGTGAGCGCGTTGATGCGGCGCGCCGCGCAATGCTGGTTATCCCGCGTGATTTGCGCTGGGAGTGGCAGGATGATGTGACGCTGGAGATGAATTTCTGGCTACCGGCAGGCAGTTTTGCCACCAGCGTGGTGCGCGAACTGCTGCAGACGCAAAGCGCCCACGACGACGCCGACGAATAA
- the ispF gene encoding 2-C-methyl-D-erythritol 2,4-cyclodiphosphate synthase, with product MRIGHGFDVHAFGGEGPLIIGGVRIPYEKGLLAHSDGDVALHALTDALLGAAALGDIGKLFPDTDDAYKGADSRELLREAMRQIAKKGYRVGNVDVTIIAQAPKMLPHSPQMRINIAEDLGIHMDEVNVKATTTEKLGFTGRGEGIACEAVALLIKA from the coding sequence ATGCGTATCGGACACGGTTTTGATGTACATGCCTTTGGCGGCGAAGGCCCGCTGATTATTGGCGGCGTGCGTATCCCTTATGAAAAAGGTTTACTGGCGCACTCCGACGGCGACGTGGCGCTGCACGCGCTGACGGATGCGCTGCTGGGCGCCGCTGCACTCGGCGACATCGGCAAACTGTTCCCGGACACCGATGACGCCTATAAAGGCGCCGACAGCCGCGAGCTGCTGCGCGAAGCGATGCGTCAGATCGCCAAAAAAGGCTACCGCGTGGGTAACGTCGACGTGACGATTATTGCTCAGGCGCCGAAAATGCTGCCGCACTCGCCGCAGATGCGCATCAATATCGCTGAAGATCTCGGGATCCATATGGATGAGGTCAACGTCAAGGCGACGACCACGGAAAAGCTCGGCTTCACCGGGCGCGGCGAGGGCATCGCCTGCGAAGCCGTTGCGCTGTTGATAAAGGCATAA
- the ispD gene encoding 2-C-methyl-D-erythritol 4-phosphate cytidylyltransferase: MTNVVSFPDVIAVVPAAGIGSRMLSECPKQYLTIDGKTLLEHSLDALLAHPAVKRVIVALSPLDSHFSQLPAARDPRITSVIGGGQRADSVLAGLQAADGADWVLVHDAARPCLHLTDLTRLLALTATSQVGGILAAPVRDTMKRASHGRADIDHTVDREALWHALTPQLFPLTLLRDCLLKAIEEGATITDEASALEYCGYRPELVSGRSDNLKVTRPEDLALAQFYLTQIHKD; encoded by the coding sequence ATGACTAATGTCGTCTCCTTCCCGGATGTGATTGCCGTGGTTCCTGCGGCAGGCATCGGCAGCCGTATGCTGTCAGAATGCCCGAAACAGTATCTCACCATTGATGGAAAAACCCTGCTCGAGCACAGCCTGGATGCGCTACTGGCGCACCCGGCGGTAAAGCGCGTCATCGTTGCCCTGAGTCCGCTGGACAGCCATTTTTCTCAGCTGCCGGCTGCGCGGGATCCCCGCATCACTAGCGTGATCGGCGGTGGCCAGCGCGCGGATTCGGTACTGGCCGGGCTTCAGGCGGCTGATGGCGCGGATTGGGTGTTGGTGCACGACGCAGCGCGCCCCTGTCTGCACCTCACCGACTTAACCCGCCTGCTGGCGCTAACCGCGACCAGCCAGGTTGGCGGCATTCTGGCCGCGCCGGTGCGTGATACCATGAAGCGCGCCAGCCACGGCCGCGCGGATATCGATCACACCGTCGATCGTGAGGCGCTGTGGCACGCACTGACGCCGCAGCTGTTCCCGCTCACCCTGCTGCGCGACTGCCTGCTGAAAGCGATTGAGGAAGGCGCCACCATTACCGATGAAGCCTCGGCGCTGGAGTACTGTGGCTACCGTCCCGAACTGGTCAGCGGCCGCAGTGATAACCTGAAGGTAACGCGCCCGGAAGACCTCGCGCTGGCGCAATTTTACCTCACCCAAATACACAAAGATTAA
- the ftsB gene encoding cell division protein FtsB: MGKLTLLLLVLLGWLQYSLWLGKNGIHDYTRVNEDVAVQQANNAKLKARNDQLFAEIDDLNGGSEAIEERARNELGMIKPGETFYRLVPDQNRRNAQQGRTANQ, from the coding sequence ATGGGAAAACTTACGCTGCTGTTACTTGTACTACTTGGCTGGTTGCAATATTCGCTCTGGCTGGGCAAGAACGGCATTCATGACTATACGCGCGTTAATGAGGATGTTGCGGTGCAACAGGCGAATAACGCGAAGCTAAAAGCGCGCAACGATCAGCTGTTTGCCGAAATCGACGATCTTAACGGCGGTTCGGAAGCGATCGAGGAACGCGCACGCAATGAGCTGGGGATGATTAAACCCGGCGAGACTTTCTATCGCCTTGTGCCGGATCAAAACAGAAGAAACGCGCAGCAAGGTCGAACCGCTAACCAGTAA
- a CDS encoding DUF3561 family protein produces the protein MQNVTPMLARKDEREREEPSWSFPGGVVGFVSWWVALAIPFLLYGSNTLFFFLYTWPFFLALLPVSVLVGIATSVLLRGQLLWTMLITALLVICLFWLLFTLLSGW, from the coding sequence ATGCAAAACGTTACCCCCATGCTGGCACGAAAAGACGAACGCGAACGCGAAGAGCCCTCATGGTCTTTTCCCGGCGGTGTCGTGGGCTTTGTTTCCTGGTGGGTCGCGCTGGCGATACCTTTCCTGCTGTATGGTTCCAACACGCTGTTCTTCTTCCTCTACACCTGGCCCTTCTTCCTGGCGTTACTTCCGGTCTCGGTGCTGGTCGGCATTGCCACCAGCGTGCTGCTGCGCGGTCAGCTGCTATGGACGATGCTGATCACCGCACTGCTGGTGATTTGCCTGTTCTGGCTGCTGTTCACGCTGCTCAGCGGCTGGTAA